From the genome of Fundulus heteroclitus isolate FHET01 chromosome 7, MU-UCD_Fhet_4.1, whole genome shotgun sequence, one region includes:
- the LOC118563826 gene encoding obg-like ATPase 1 translates to MPEATTNTSFSVEPGCRCCFSVRLVKIKEWVDSHDPGALVIPFSGNLESQLQDMSEEERQKCCKEHKTQSALGKIIKAGYAALQLEYFFTAGPDEVRAWTIRKGTKAPQAAGKIHTDFERGFIMAEVMKFQDFKEEGSESAVKAAGKYRQQGRNYTVEDGDIIFFKFNAPNAPKKK, encoded by the exons ATGCCAGAG GCAACAACAAATACTTCCTTCTCAGTCGAACCTGGTTGTCGTTGTTGTTTCTCCGTCAGGTTGGTGAAAATAAAGGAGTGGGTGGACAGTCACGACCCCGGAGCCTTGGTCATCCCCTTCAGCGGCAACCTGGAGAGTCAGCTGCAGGACATGAGCGAAGAGGAGAGACAGAAGTGCTGCAAGGAGCACAAGACGCAGAG CGCCCTGGGCAAGATCATCAAGGCAGGCTACGCGGCCCTGCAGCTGGAGTACTTCTTCACCGCCGGCCCAGATGAGGTCCGCGCCTGGACCATCCGG AAAGGAACTAAGGCTCCACAGGCTGCGGGGAAGATCCACACGGACTTCGAGAGGGGCTTCATTATGGCAGAAGTAATGAAATTCCAGGATTTTAAAGAAGAAGGCAGCGAGAGCGCTGTCAAG GCAGCTGGGAAATACAGACAGCAGGGAAGAAACTACACCGTTGAGGATGGAGACATCATCTTTTTCAAATTCAACGCACCAAACGCACCAAAGAAGAAGTGA